The Deinococcus detaillensis sequence TTTGTTGCTGTTTGGTCTTCCTACTGACTTCTGACTGCTCTCCTTCCTGTATCCTGCGGTCACTGTGAGCGACACGGCCAGCCAGTCAAATGCGGATCAGCCCGCTTCTCCTCTTCCCGGAGGAGGCGACTTCAAGGCCCGGATGCGGCTGCTGGCCCGTCATTACGCTGCCGGGCTGCCCGCGCTGGATACCCACAGCCTCATGGACGGCGCACTCCTGCAAGCGGCGGGGGTGCGGCTGGAGTTCATGCCGATGGGCGAGCGCGACGGGGCTTACGACCCCGAAAACAAAGTTGTGCTCATCAACTCGCTCTCGCGCCCAGAGCGGCAACGCTTCACGCTGGCCCACGAGATCAGCCACGCGCTGCTGCTGAGTGACGATGACCTGCTCAGCGACCTACACGACCAATATGACGGCGAGCGGCTGGAAATGATGATCGAGACGCTGTGCAACGTGGGCGCGGCGGGCATTTTGATTTCGGACACGCTGATGAACGATGTCCTGACGCGCTTTGGCCCCAGCGGGCGGGCGCTTCACGAGTTGGTCAGGCGGGCCGATGTCAGCGGCAGCGCGGCGCTCTACGCCTTACTGGAAGCGGCCAGTGGGCAAATTCTTTTGGTGGTGTGCGCCGTTACGGGGCGCGGCGAGGCCAAGCAGCTTACGGTCAGGGCCAGCGGCGCAACCGAAAGCGTCAAATACCCGCTGAGGCCCGGCACGCCGATTCCCGACGAGCATCCCATTCAAATTGCCCTGGAAACGGGCCTAGAGATCAGCGCCAAAAGCTACGTGCCGTTTCGTTCGGGGCGCAAGATGCCCGCTTGGGTGGACGTGTATCCAGACGGCAACGGGCGGCGGGTGTTCGCCAGCTTCAACCTTGATCCGGCGCGTTTCGGCAGCGAGTGATCCAGCGGCAGTTAGATGGCGACAGCTGGACGGCGCGGCGCGGCCCACAAACCCCCGCTGAGCACAGCCTGACCAGCCAAGACCCCGACGGTGAAGACCACGCCCGCGTCATCCACAGTTACGCTTTTCGCCGCCTGCAAGGCAAAACGCAGGTGCTGGGCATTTTTGGCGCGGAGAGCGGCGACTTTTACCGCACCCGCCTGACCCACAGCTTAGAAGTGGCTGAATTGGGCAGTGCGATGCTGGGTCAGTTGCAGCGCCGCGCCGCCGTGCAGGGTGCCGACTGGGCCGCTGTATTGCCCAGCCGCACCTTGCTGGCCAATATCTGCCTCGCCCACGACCTCGGTCACCCGCCCTTCGGTCACGCGGGGGAGCGCACCTTGGACGCGGCCATGCGCGGGCTGGGCGTCCCTGATCTGGGCGGTTTTGAAGCCAACGGACAAACGCTGCGTCTGCTGAGTCACCTCGAAATTGGGCCGGAACAAGGCGACTACGGCCTCAACCTGACCCGCCGGGCGCTGCTGGGGGTGCTGAAATATCCAGTGGCTTATTCGGCAGCCGTCCACTCCGGCGCTCGCCCGCCCAAGTGCTACCTCGACACCGAACAAAAGGTGGTCGACTGGATTTTGGCTCCGCTGAGCGAGTCGGGCCGCGCCGCTTTCACCGCGCTGGGTGGGCGCGAGCGCAGCTTCGATTGCCGCTTGATGGAACTGGCCGACGACGCAGCCTACGGCGTCTACGACTTGGAAGACGGCGTGAACCTTCACTTGCTGGAGCGCGGCGCTTGGGACGCTCTGGCCGCCCAGATGCCTGAACTCAGCCAAGTGTCGCAGCTCCCCAGTTGGGCCGATCTGGTTTTCAGCGCTGACGAGGCCGAGCGCAAACGCGGCGTCGCGGCCCTTTCGCGGGCGCTCGTGACCGGCATAGACATTAGGTGGCAGGGCCGCTTTGACGAGCCGCTGCTGGATTTGTGGGCTGCCTTCACGCCCGCAGCTACCGCCTTGCAGCGCTTCCTGACCCGCTTGGTGTGGGAACAGGTCATCGACACCCCGCAGGTGCGCGGGCCGGAAGCTGGGGCGTGCCAGCAGCTTCTGGCACTGTTTGAAGCGGCCCAAGCCGAGCCGCTGCGCTGGTTGGGAGCCGAGTCGCGCCGGCGGTTGGCCGGAGCTGAAGGCGCGGCGGAGCGGGCGAGGGTGGTCTGCGATTACGTGGCGGGCATGACCGATCTTTTCGCGCTGCGGCAAGCTGGGCGGCTGGGCTGAGAAGGCGGTGAGGGGCAAGTTTTCCCATATCTCACCCCCAATGAATCCGTCATCAGTTCTATCTGACCGCTTCCTCACCGCCAGCCCTTAAGATGCTTGCTATGCTCCGCTTTGCCTTTGCTCTGTTGCCTTTTCTGGCACTCCCTGCCTTAGCCGATCCCTGCGACAGCGGCATCAAGCCGATGCAGCCCAACTGGGTCTGGACTTACCGCGACACCGACAAAGACGGCGTGGAATTTTATGAAATGCGCCGCGTCCTGACGGCCAGTGGCTACACCGACACCTACACCACCTCCGGTAAGCCGCCCGCGCCGCAAAGTTTCAAGTGTGACAACGGCGCACAGATCAATATCACCGCGCCCAGTATCGGCGGAGCTGAAATCACCAAACTGGTGGTCACGGGAGTCAGTTTTCCTGCGCCTGCCAATTGGAAAACCGGCTACGCTTGGCAGTACGTGATGAACTTACAGGGCCGTAAATCCGGATTTAATGCCAAGGCCGCCATTACCTTTGATTACCGCATCGTGGGCCGCGAAAAAATCAGCGTGGCCGCCGGAACCTTTGACGCGTGGAAAGTGGAGATGAACGGCAACGTGGACGCTCGCGTGGCCGTGCTGCCGATTCGCCAGAAGTTTTCCGAAACGCAGTGGATCGCTGAGGGCGTCGGTATTGTCAAGATCGTGCGGGCCAACAGCAGCTCGGAACTCGCCTCACTTAAAAAGCAGTGACCCAGAGACCAAGCTGAGCAGCACTGAATGAAGAACCGGGGCAGGCCTGCTCCAGGTGTTAGCTTAAGCGCATGACACAACCCGACGCTGCTCCTGAAATGCCC is a genomic window containing:
- a CDS encoding TapB family protein, which gives rise to MLRFAFALLPFLALPALADPCDSGIKPMQPNWVWTYRDTDKDGVEFYEMRRVLTASGYTDTYTTSGKPPAPQSFKCDNGAQINITAPSIGGAEITKLVVTGVSFPAPANWKTGYAWQYVMNLQGRKSGFNAKAAITFDYRIVGREKISVAAGTFDAWKVEMNGNVDARVAVLPIRQKFSETQWIAEGVGIVKIVRANSSSELASLKKQ
- a CDS encoding ImmA/IrrE family metallo-endopeptidase translates to MSDTASQSNADQPASPLPGGGDFKARMRLLARHYAAGLPALDTHSLMDGALLQAAGVRLEFMPMGERDGAYDPENKVVLINSLSRPERQRFTLAHEISHALLLSDDDLLSDLHDQYDGERLEMMIETLCNVGAAGILISDTLMNDVLTRFGPSGRALHELVRRADVSGSAALYALLEAASGQILLVVCAVTGRGEAKQLTVRASGATESVKYPLRPGTPIPDEHPIQIALETGLEISAKSYVPFRSGRKMPAWVDVYPDGNGRRVFASFNLDPARFGSE
- the dgt gene encoding dGTP triphosphohydrolase, giving the protein MIQRQLDGDSWTARRGPQTPAEHSLTSQDPDGEDHARVIHSYAFRRLQGKTQVLGIFGAESGDFYRTRLTHSLEVAELGSAMLGQLQRRAAVQGADWAAVLPSRTLLANICLAHDLGHPPFGHAGERTLDAAMRGLGVPDLGGFEANGQTLRLLSHLEIGPEQGDYGLNLTRRALLGVLKYPVAYSAAVHSGARPPKCYLDTEQKVVDWILAPLSESGRAAFTALGGRERSFDCRLMELADDAAYGVYDLEDGVNLHLLERGAWDALAAQMPELSQVSQLPSWADLVFSADEAERKRGVAALSRALVTGIDIRWQGRFDEPLLDLWAAFTPAATALQRFLTRLVWEQVIDTPQVRGPEAGACQQLLALFEAAQAEPLRWLGAESRRRLAGAEGAAERARVVCDYVAGMTDLFALRQAGRLG